The Candidatus Desulfarcum epimagneticum region AATGGATTAGTGCAGGGCGCGACAAAAATGATCAAGGGAACACTAACTGGAGCATTCGATAATTTCCTGATGCGACTTGATAGTAAACTGAATGATGTGAGATATGATTTCCTCTTAAACCCAAAGAAACGAAATAACTCAGCCTCACTTTCAACACTGTTACGGGACTTCGTCGGTCTCGGGGAGTCCAAGGTCGCTGTCACTGTCATCGACCTGTCCTCTGTTCCATTCGATGTCCGCCCGACAGTTGCTGCACAGATTGGCCGCCTTGCGTTTGAATTCAACTATTGGAATCCTGAGTATCGCGACTTTCCGATTATGCTCATTTGTGAAGAAGCGCATTCGTACATCCCGCGCGAGAGCAAGAGCCAGTTTGCAGGCTCGCGAAAGTCGATGGAGCGCATTGCAAAGGAAGGCCGGAAGTACGGTGTAGGATTGGCCGTGGTAAGCCAGCGGCCGCACGAAGTCTCAGAGACTGTGCTCTCTCAATGCGGTACATTCATATGCCTGCGAGTCACGAACCCAGACGATCAGGCGTACATTCGAAAGCTTGTGCCAGAGAGCGAAGGTGATCTGGTGAGTGTCCTTGCTGGACTTGGGCGAGGCGAAGCACTTGTCCTTGGCGAAGCGATCCCGCTTCCAACTCGATTGAAATTCGCTGAACCAAGTCCCGCGCCAAACAGCAATGATATCGACTTTTACAACAAGTGGAAGGGCGGCCCGGAAGACCTGGATGTTGACGAAATAGTGAAACGGTGGCGCAGTCAGGAACGATGAGCGGCACCTAGACTTTTGCAGCGGATCGCAAAAAGCCGCGCCCGCTGAAAAGCAACATTATAGCTAAACGGAGTCAGATTATGAGTTGACTATGAAATTTTATCTTTCAAAGATTTTCACGAAGTAGTCGAGAGATACAAAGATAAAACTATTGTATATCGCGGTGTTAAATCTTGTAAATATGAGCTTATGCCTAAAATTTGAAGATTAAAAAAATTCAAAGAGGATAATGGGGATAATGGGGACGCCTATGATTTTAGGGGGATAATGTGTGAGGAATAGGGGTCGGGCCGTCGCAAAAATTTGTAATAACAGGAAAAAGACTAAAAAAAAGGCCCTAAATTGGTAACTTCTCAAAAAGTCAGGGGTAAAGGCGCAATTATGCGCTGGAACAAGTCATTCTGAATTTTACAATTTCAGCCAGGGGCGGATATTTATTCCGAGACTCAAGTCGATCTTTTAGAAAGTCCCAAAATGAAATGTCCAATTTGCGGCAAGTTTTTTTAAGACTGGTAAAAGTGTCTCGGCATCGCCGTCCGGATGCGCTCCGGGTGGATCCGCTTATTTTTCGTTTTTTGACATATTCCCTGATGTCTCGTTCGCTCAAATTGTTGTGCAGGGGGATATCAGGCCGTTTTAAAACCAGCAGCAGTTCGGATTTATTCCGCCACAGGCGTTTTAATGCCAGGTCCAATGAAGCAAATCCGGTTTTACGGGTGAAAATCTCGTCAAATCGTTTTTCTAAAGACCGCTTTTGCGATTTCTCCGGATTTAAGCGATATTTTTTAACCCTACAACGCAAGTTAATTTTCTCTAAATGAAAATAGGGGACAGGCAAATAATACTTCTTTCATCTGAAAATCCCATGCGACACGTTTCACAACTCCAAATCATCCAGCGGACTTTTGATGCGGGAGATATCCTTATCCATCACATGCGTATATCGCTCAGTGGTCTTGACATCCGCATGACCCATCAGCTCCTGCAACATGCGAATATTGATTCCATTTTCCAGCATGGCGGTGGCAAAGCTGTGTCGAAGGGTGTGACAAGTGACCCGTTTGTCAATTTTTGCCTGGTCGGCGGCTCTTTTGACCGCTTTTTGCAAGCCGGATTCAATGACATGATGCCGACGCTCACGTCCGGATCGAGGATCTATGGAACGTTTTTTAGACGGAAATATGTATTGCCAAACGGTTTCCATGGCGGCGTTTTTATATTTCCTCTCCAGGGACGACGGAATATAAACTTCCCCGAAGCCTGCTTCAAGATCGGAATGGTGAAGGCTTTTAACATATTCGATATGATTACGAAGGACAGGGATAATGGGGTTGGCCAATATTGTGCTTCGCCATTTGTCTCCCTTGCCGAGCACATGAATCCTTTTTCGGTCAAAATCAACGTCCTTGATTCGGAGGCGCACACATTCCATGAGTCGCAGTCCTGAACCGTACATAAGCTTTGCCATCAGGGCATGTGTTCCTTCAATATGTCTGAAAAACCGTCTGATTTCTTCCCTGCTGAGCACAGTGGGAAGATTGGGTTTCTTCTTTGAGCGGATGGGTTGAATTTTACCATCTATGGGTATGTCAAGAACCTGGCGATATAGAAAGACAATGGCGTTGAGCGCCTGTCGCTGAGT contains the following coding sequences:
- a CDS encoding conserved hypothetical protein (Evidence 4 : Unknown function but conserved in other organisms) encodes the protein MPVPYFHLEKINLRCRVKKYRLNPEKSQKRSLEKRFDEIFTRKTGFASLDLALKRLWRNKSELLLVLKRPDIPLHNNLSERDIREYVKKRKISGSTRSASGRRCRDTFTSLKKTCRKLDISFWDFLKDRLESRNKYPPLAEIVKFRMTCSSA
- the int gene encoding Integrase/recombinase, coding for MENQAKFRPDPKLKLMDQILQVMRYHHYAYRTEQTYCQWIRRYIHFFGGQTHPRDLGVRDIERFLSDLAVNGKVSASTQRQALNAIVFLYRQVLDIPIDGKIQPIRSKKKPNLPTVLSREEIRRFFRHIEGTHALMAKLMYGSGLRLMECVRLRIKDVDFDRKRIHVLGKGDKWRSTILANPIIPVLRNHIEYVKSLHHSDLEAGFGEVYIPSSLERKYKNAAMETVWQYIFPSKKRSIDPRSGRERRHHVIESGLQKAVKRAADQAKIDKRVTCHTLRHSFATAMLENGINIRMLQELMGHADVKTTERYTHVMDKDISRIKSPLDDLEL